One part of the Lycorma delicatula isolate Av1 chromosome 7, ASM4794821v1, whole genome shotgun sequence genome encodes these proteins:
- the LOC142327965 gene encoding uncharacterized protein LOC142327965, protein MEFARKLGLTLTKNNLPISRINNSLCQLNYSVTVKLYSRYENFTLDIVCAVLPNLTDNLPAESFYSSHLNLPENLFLADPNFNISSNIDVLLGAQYFLNLIQPNKFIRNQHFPLIQETRLGYILAGNLPFQLIYINCCDNSVSSFLIRNDNKLLSSQIEKFCEVEEPILVKQTSHGNSICERNFIENTIRNKDGRFIVTLPRKSDNIKLGDSLNNAKNRFLSLERKLIQDSSFKKGYSNFINEYIDLGHMSELNSKDLLIPDSEVFYLPHHAVFKETSLTTKLRVVFDGSAKSSNGLSLNDTLMIGPTVQQDLFSIILRFRVHNYVITSDITKIYRQILVTQKDSNLQRILWLENPEQDLKHYALRTVTYGTTSASFLATCCLVQIANDNNDQFPNACRAILNDFYVDDLITGADSVHEIKQLKTDYL, encoded by the exons ATGGAATTTGCTCGTAAACTTGGGctaactttaacaaaaaataatcttccaaTTTCTAGAATTAACAACTCCTTATGTCAATTAAATTACAGTGTCACAGTTAAACTATACTCTCGCTATGAAAACTTTACATTAGACATTGTTTGTGCTGTATTACCGAACCTAACTGACAATCTTCCTGCTGAATCATTTTATTCATCTCATCTTAATTTACCTGAAAACTTATTTCTTGCGGACCCAAACTTTAACATTTCTTCAAATATTGATGTCCTTTTAGGTGCACAGTACTTCCTAAACCTTATTCAGCCGAATAAATTTATACGTAACCAGCATTTTCCCTTGATACAAGAAACAAGACTAGGATATATATTAGCTGGAAACCTTCCTTTCCAgctaatatatattaattgttgcGACAATTCTGTTTCTTCCTTTCTCATTCGTAATGACAATAAACTTCTTTCATCACAGATAGAAAAATTCTGCGAGGTAGAAGAACCTATTTTAGTCAAACAAACCTCTCATGGTAACTCAATATGCGAAaggaatttcatagaaaatacaattagaaataagGATGGTAGATTTATAGTTACATTACCTCGTAAATCAGATAACATCAAACTTGGTGATTCTCTTAACAAcgccaaaaatagatttttgtcttTAGAACGTAAGCTTATTCAAGACTCTAGTTTTAAGAAGGGatactctaattttattaatgaatatatagaCCTAGGTCATATGTCTGAACTTAATTCAAAGGATTTATTGATACCTGACTCAGAAGTTTTTTATCTACCTCATCACGCTGTTTTCAAGGAAACAAGCTTAACAACCAAACTAAGAGTTGTGTTTGACGGCTCAGCCAAATCCAGCAATGGTCTATCTCTAAATGATACACTAATGATAGGACCTACAGTACAACAagacttattttcaataattttaagatttagagTCCATAATTATGTTATCACATCTGATATCACAAAAATTTACAGACAGATTCTAGTTACTCAAAAGGACAGTAATTTACAAAGAATACTGTGGCTTGAAAACCCTGAACAAGACTTAAAGCATTATGCCTTAAGAACAGTAACTTATGGTACAACTAGTGCCTCATTTTTAGCTACATGTTGTTTAGTTCAAATTGCAAATGACAATAACGATCAATTTCCTAATGCCTGCAGAgccatattaaatgatttttatgttgatgacctTATTACAGGAGCTGATAGTGTACATGAAATTAAGCAGTTAAAAACTGAt TATCTATGA